From Poecilia reticulata strain Guanapo linkage group LG3, Guppy_female_1.0+MT, whole genome shotgun sequence:
AAGTTTATTtctagaataaaaaataaaaaaataactctaCAAACTTGCTTcaaaatgtgctacacaaataaaatattaaaacaaatttggaTCAGTTAGTCAACAGAAGTCATCCTTTATTCTCAAATATAATTAAATCCCGTCAACCAGATTTAAAGTACTGACATTCAGCCAGAAGGTAAACATCTGTAAATGGAAAGATCCTAACTAAGGTTATTCTGGCTTTTTACTGATCCcttttacaaatacaaagtgTCAGAAATCCTGCACCTGTTTGCTGACAAACTGACTTCAAAGAACGCTAAATTCGATAAAGTAGATAACCAAATCACATACCTGGCTTCCTAGGGTGTTTAAACAGTGGGAGCCAAAAAACActtgaatcattttaaaaagaaacagcagacaCAACTGCCATATATTACTGCGTTTTACTCTTAGTATAATTACATTTACTCCATTAATCGTAGCGATAAATTGAAATCAATATTGAATGATTTCCTGCGAAGAACACTTGCTACAAGTTTAAGCctgatatatttataaaaacaaagttgcttagaaaaaaaaagcactacaACATGAACAAATAAGCCATTAATCGCCAAGTTTGGTCAGAAGACCCTTCAGTGTTTCACCAACTTATTCTCAATGAATAAGCAGCAACAACAATGGTATGAATCTACACAGAGCGACACGAAACACTTTCCAGAACTGTCATACAGTAACTAGCTCTGGCTGCTAACAGTCCAATTTGCTTTGGTTTCAACTATCAACCACGAGTGGagaaaatacattaatacaATTAAAGTAATRTGCACACCTGGTCAGCTCATACTACAgatacaaaaacactttattctcTAACTAGCTACAGTGCACGGACATGATGGGGGACTGTTTTGCTAACGTAAATTAGCGAGGGGGGAGGTATCAAGATACGGCTCAAAAATCCCAACAAGTTAGACTCTACAGCTGTGTTTATGTCGCGAAATATATCCACATATTTCAGTGTCCCTCAGTAGCAAAATAACCTCTGTACTTCTCTCCAAAAGCAAACACTAGGCCCTCCATCACCGATATTTCCTTCGGAAGGTGACCCGCCCTCTCCTTCATCTCCTACCTTGGTTTGATAGCGACTGAGCCGCGGTCATAGGCCCATGAAGCTACGGTGTGTGGTGGTACAGCCAGCGCGTCCGCGAAGCTGGAGCTCGGGTAGTTCCTGTCCATCATCCGGTGAAAGGTTCACTTCCACACAGGAGCTTCGTGAAGCAGCGGGAACACATCGTAGCAGCCCCGGGTCGTACCCATCGGACCCCGGGAAAAGCGGTGTACGGTCcgcagaggaaaacaaacccGACGCCAGGCTTGTCCTGTGTCCCAGATAAAGTGTCTCCTCTCTCTGcgtgatttatttttccttcatttcccgTCACGTTAGTTTGTTAGTTTACAAGAAGTCTTCAGTGTTTGAGGCAGGGACACATGGCTGCACCTAGCGGGCTACATGAAACTTCTTATAAGGATGGATTGTGCTacactgcagacagaaacacatacacacacgcacacacacacacacacacacacacacacacacacacacacacacacacacacacacagcagggaAATTTTAATCCGAAAAATCGACTCCAGATGTCCCAAAAAAGAAACTATGTGACCATGAGCAGGCTTGAAtgaacaagtaaataaataaaggtcaTGTGTTTCTATAATTAaggtacatttatttaattgtattcaaaatgatttatgaaaaataaattatattttctaatatGGATGGTTATGGTAAACCAACATGCGTTTctcaagaaataaaagcaattattaTTGTGTTATAAAAAGATTATTACTTATGAACCAAAACAAAGTCCAAATTAAGCCAACTAACGTTTAGCATTTTGTAAATTGTGTCAAAGTATCATTTAAATGTGGGttaaacaaaagcaattttTGGTAAACTTCAAATGGAAAGTGAATTTATCTGTCCAATAAGAACTGGACTGCAAGATTGTGTATTTCATTATGACCGAGATAACCCTAAAATATGGCATTGCAATAAAActagacaaacaaaacataattaaaatagaattttatttaaaaatacagaaaagattATAATTCAAATTACAGCTGTGCTTGACATAACCCTGAAAAACACAGATGCTTAATGAAGTGCAAATtctcacattttgaaaaaaaataaatctgtcttGAAAATAAGAGTACAGTAAGTATTTACAAGTACATAACTTATTTGCATctgcacttttaaaacaactagTTTCTCAAACTACAACCTGTGGTTCTGATGAAGCaaattgttgcatttatttttaacaatccACTACCATTGCGTTTTAGTTGTACTTTTCAACCAAAAGTTCAACCAAAAGCAAAATTGTTtgcaatcattttaaaagaaagagcGTCAGTCAAAATCCCTGAAGCATCCATGTACATAATTTgttgtaattaaataaattaggcATAAATGTGATAATTTATCTCAGCATAGACTACGACAGGAAAATAGGAAATTAATATATAATTGGTACTGTGTACATTCTTcaaattgtaagaaaaaaaaatatcacagtttataaaaagcacacacaaaaaaatttaaattaacagTGAATCACCAGGTAGCAAGCTGGAAGTTCAGTTTTTACCATCAAGGAAATTAAAGCAATGActgacttttactttgaagaacTCGTACAAGCCGAGTCATGTCTGTCCCGTCACAGAGATTAATATGCCGTGTTCCTTGGCACGGGATCTATAGAAATTCCACGCACTGCTAGATACTGTCTCTGCTCCTTCAAGGAGCAATTAGATTTTCATTAACTTAAAGCAAACACTCATCATTCAGATAAAAAGCAGCAACTGCATTATAAAGCTCATCCACATAGAGGGGTAGGTATCAATGCACATTAAGAAGGGAACCAAAAAGTAAGGTTTTACAGCTGGAGTAAAACTTACTTTAATAGATTATcgaaaacaaataaacaaacccCTGCTCACCCCAAAAATGCGTTTTGGTCCATACTGACACGTTTTAACAGTTAgaagtttttttcttacttgAAACAGAAAGTTTCAAGtaattaaacaatgttttaattttcagcaATTTCATATggaaaaatgtccaattttctTCTTACTGTACACTATTTCTTTGGAAACTCTCTCAAAgtcttaaagtttaaaaacttatttGCCACATCTCTGTCAGGTTTTAAATCCCACCGAAGATTTGTGGAGGACACTGAACATGAGGCTCAGCAAACCCACCAAcctcaaaaagaaaaggataatTGCAGAAAACATCCATGTCGGACGAGGTAAGTCCAAAAAAATGGActtttcaagaaataaaaaaaaattcttacttCTACATTCTTTATAACaggaaaacccaaaattaaatTCATACTTCAGCACACTTTTGAACTTTCATTCTGTCTATGTAGGGAAAAACAGCTTAATAAAGGTGCGAGAGGTACAAAACCACCATTAGAAATCTTATGATGTAAAAATAGATACAGTATTATGATGTAGATGCTActtataaattacattttaatttcacagtCATTATCTTgcattgtttctttctttttttggtgaAAAGATTATTGTCGAACACTGCCAGGTCTTGAGCTGaaacccaaataaaaaatacataaaaaataaagttaaatgggttcagaaaattattaaaagtatcAGTTCACATGGATTACCCAGGATACGGAGGAGGTGGCGCATCGTGCTGTCCTCTTGCTGAGATCGCCTGCTCGTATGAGGGCAGGCCAGGAGGGTCTTCTACATCCAAAGTTGGCCCGGATGTAGGAGAGAGCTCAGGCTGTCTGGAGGCATCGTCCAATCTTCGCATTATTAGGGAGGCATTGCTCCTCCTGGGACGTCCTCGCGCAGAGCTGAGAGGACAGACAAATGTTTACATTAGGGCATACTTAGTGCGTCGAGAGAACAAACTGGAAACTGAGTGTCAAACTTAGTCGTGACGGAACATGCATTTATGGTCCCTCACTGCAGATTTCACAAGAGGCAGAGATGCAGAGTTGAAACAGACAGATTGAAACAGACAGATTTCCCATTTATGTGCTAGTCTAACTTTTCTCTTTGCAAATCAAAAgtcaataattttatatttttaaaaagtgactgcttgttgtttttctttgagacATACAGAGAGAGTACACTTTTATTTGGAAGTAGTTGAAGATGTGAAGGTGTGTTGTGCTCAGAAGATCCTGTTACATAAGAGttaagtttgtttcttcttgtcaGTCGCATAGAAGAACCtttcttcatttaaatttttctcaCAACTGCCAAGCATTTAACCACAGTTTAAATCCAATGTGGGTCTGGTATTTGGGAAAATCCTCCTGGAATCTTAATATAAGCCtgttttttcaatttcaaatatGCTCTGATGTGTTTGAGATTAGTATCTGTTTGGAACACCGGATCATGTCCAAATGTGAGTCAAATGTCAAGAGAAATTGATcaggaagtttaaaaaaaaaaagacaaaagacaagGCCCCAAACTGTACCAACTACCAACATAATAGTGGTGGTAGCATTATGCTGTGGAGTTGTCTCATTGCCAGTTTTACTGATGCATGAAGTTGATATAGTATCTAAAGACCGGTTAGATTTCTAACTACTTGACCTTACAGAGTATGGATGAAGCTGACTCACCTTGGACGACGGCTGATGCCACTCTTAAAAGTGGATCGACACAAATACCAGATCAAGACACCAAGAATAAGAACCACCACTCCAGCACAGATGAGTCCCACCAGAAGTCCAATTACATCCACCCTTGAGGGATTCTTCTCTGTGTATTGGCAAAACCACAGAAAGTAAGATTAGATTATCTTCTATATATACACATttctacattcagtcattcacacactaATGGTAGCAAGCCACtggagatatatatatatatatatatatatatatatatatatatatgaacaaCTGTATAACTTGAATGCTGAACAGGACATTTTTCTAGCTTGGAAAACTCATCTAACTTGTCTTTATATGCAACTGACAGATATTAGCTTTTATCCCCCAGATGGAGTAATGAAGATAATTATAGGACTGATTAGTCATGAGAAAATCACGTGAAATCAGCTTGTGGTCTGcactgacaaaacaaataacacgcacatcaaaatgtgcaaaacattcTGCAGGTTAAAAGGCTGCTGGCAGACTAGCGCGGTGACACTACGCTGACCAACAGGAAACACAGTTGCCAGAAAGAGAGCTGTAAGTCAAGTCTAGTAGATCTAATTGGGATCCCACCTAAATATCCTCTAATGGTAGGTGCAAATGTTCAAATGTACAACTTCTAGTTCATGCAATATGTTTGACAGCATAAACACAAGTAATATTTATTGCACAACTGGATACCCATCAGGTATTAAGAGGTTAAAGCACATTACCAAAGATAAATTATCAAAACACCAGTGTAAACTTATGGAAAGCTGGTCACTTATAGGACAGataatgtcaatattttattggCATTGCTGGTAATTATGATTATTGATATGTAATGATGTAAATTCATCATTTTACCTCATCTAATACATTTCTGAATAATACCCTATTAGACACAAACTTCCTGACTAAATGGAAATCATTTAATAATTCTTAAACTATACAGGGGTCTGAAATTTTAATCATAACTCTTTATTTGTATTCTAAGATCTAAGTGAGCTATATCCACTTTTGGACTGATGTTGCAAATTAGCCTCAAACCACCACAAGTTAAGCTGGAGCATGCATTACACATGCCAAGGATCATACTGGAACCATTTTGCTGACATATAATGGTCAATATGGTCTATGGTAATTTTACTAATAATTGAATTTAACACCCAATTTAAGGTCTATTGTGTGTGCTTACATTCAAATGAGCAATCTCAACTCAAGCCAAGACAGtaataaaacatccaaaatattATTCACATTAACtggattatttatttcttaCCTTTTGTGTATTCTTTCCAAAAGgcatcctttaaaaaaaacacacacacacacaagcaatcAGAAACACTAACTAGAGAAAACACTTTGATAAACAACCCCGAGTATGAACACTTAACTGTTTGTGGTATGTTTTCAAAGACTTCCCTTGCTTCCTCGTAATTGCAGGTTTCTTCCCTACACTCCCTCTCCAGGTTGCCAggaacaaacatttcaaagtcaaaGCGATTGGCCAGCAGATGGCGACCCAGGAACAACTTCGCGTCTGACTCACCTGCAAACACTTTAGCCAGATACAAACAAGTTAAGAGAGGACATGTTTGGAACAAGAGCCAGGCCACAAATAAAACTCCTTATAGCCTAAAGTATGTCTCACCTTGATCTTCTGGCACTTCGTTTTGGGACATTAGCTTCCTCGCAGAGGCCGGGTTTCCAGCGCTCAACAGCTGAAGGAGTACAAACAGACTGAATAACATGATGTATCCACGTACGAACTGTCCGTAAACTGTCTGTCCTTTCAAACCACAAACACTCCTCCAAAGCCTTCACAGCGAAAAACAATAGTCACAATCAATGTCGTTcattctaaagtaaaaaaacaaaaaaaccccaaaacgcAGAACATATTAACGTCCAGAgttcagcaacaacaaaatgaaagttaTCGGAGGGAGCGGCAGGTGTCCCGAGCTGTCGTTCGTGACGCTGATAAAGGCGAAAATGGAAACGTCCGATTTCACTCATTAAACTCCATTTTGTGTCTCTGTTTCCTATAACGGACTTCAACTCCTCGACTGTGGCCAAAACTGAGGTTAAAGGTGAAACCAAACTCCAGAGACTTAACAAGAAACGACTTGTGTTACTTCCCAGCAGGTACGGTCCTGTAGCTACTCCGAAGCTGTAGAGCCAGGCTTGATCAGTCGATTACCTTTACCTTGACTACACTTCATCAAGGTGAACGCTAGATGGCAGCAGAAACACACCGAACTGGGAATACTCATGCTAATATTATAWTAAATACGTGGGATTAAAAACATGACTTCTGACTAAGAACCTTATGATACCTTTAAGCTATCGCCCCACCCAGTGACAAATCATATTTTTGGCTTTAATCACACATTTCTATTGTAATCTTATGTAATCGAGCCATTACATTTCTGGCATCCtaaaaactattgtttttgtaaaagaaaagcagacatACGCCAAAATAAATACCTTTTCAATCTCTGGTTATAGACATGCACAAAGTTAGAGMTCTAAACGAGTTGGTGCAGTGTATAAAATAATACACAGcttttggattttaaattttaagaggTGTTTCCTAAGAAACTCTGCCATGAGCTTACCTTGAGAAAGTTGCCTCAaggtaagtttttatttaaagttWTTAGAAAGTTGTAAAACCTGTTCAGCATGGCCTCAAGGTTCAGTGtgttgttttctaaaaactgtGAATTCAAATAACATATGATTCAGTGTGAATCATGCCCTGGTGTTTACAGTAACCTGACATCAATATGGACATTCTAAGGATGTTTTTGGACTGCTGTGGTTTGGCAACACTTTGGAGTCATTCGCATCCCTAGCTGAGCTGtgtaaaagccttaaaataaaatgttttttttatttttatttgtatcattCCAGTAGCAGgttcaaacaaacattttagaatcttcaaatctttaatttgtgtaaaactatttaacaaggttcagatatttatatatatttttttccaaatcaaaccCACCTGTGGTGTTTGTGGCTGAAAAAGCACAATCTCGTTTTCATCCAACCAAAGCATACAGTTCCAGCAAAAGTCTCAATTCAGCAAATCTATATactatattatatattttaaaagtttcacatATCTTCTCCAGGTKTGCCAATTTGGCATATAAAGCACTGAAGAAACACATTATGTAAAGAAGTGTCATTGTTCAATTgaactttaaaagaaatgacaacATTGAACACAGAATATGTTGTTACCATTTAATTTCCCCTCTTgtacctgattttttttttttttgttttcattctcatGAGTCATCTTTGAACATATATGGCTCATTTTTATGCAGTGCGATTCATTTAACGGGACCATCTCGTTGTGTAAACCTTCTAATGAATAAATGCATTAACTTTTCCCAAACAACATAACAGTTGTTTGGGAAAAGTTGTTGTTATGTTGCCGGATCTCATCTTTTGAGATCCGGCAAGTCTCATAAAAGCACTTAATCTATTTCTCTCAGCATTTTCATAGCTGGTTGGCTGAATGTTGCACTGTTAACARCTCCTATAGCAATGCCGTCTACACAGAAAACGGTAAATTAAGCTGAAATAGTTGGCAGGATTAAGGGCAATCCTCCCCTATGttgattaaaagaaatgcatctcGAGCAATAgtctctgtgtttctctgtgatTAAATTTGGTTTGGTAACTATGGAGATATTTGGGGTTTGTGGggcttttggtttttgtttacatatctATGTTATCTAACTGTCTTCTGGTTGGTGCTAATTGACGTTCAGTCGAGGAGTCCCACTTCTGCAGTCGTCTGTATCTCTTAAGTACTGCAAGAATAGTACATTTGCCCAAAAGATTGTTTATGTAGTATTGCAAAATAATATGTTACTGTAAGACGAGCTGCAATAAGTTTTGAATGATGCTGTCTTAATGCATAATAATTAATGGTAAATACTAGTTGATGGGAGAGAAAAGTCATGCTTATTGGTGTTATAATCATCTGYAATAAATTAAATCTACCAATGTYTCCATTCTTAAAGGTTACAAGTTTGGCTTTATTAGATTATGACCACATCACTCGCTTACAGTAAATGACCTCAGCTTTGAGCAAACAGGGGTCAGTTAACCAGAAATGTCTTTATATGTTTTTGTGGGAGAGAACAGATCACCCACCAAAACAcacctaaaacacacaaaagtgaAAACTGCAGAAGTCATCTGAATcacagctggaaaaaaatacagaaactgaAACCAAATCTAAACTTGAGCTTGAGTCAAAGTAGTTTCCATCTGCTCTGCTCTCTTTCTTACAGGTGACTGTGATGAGATTGTGCTCCAGAGAATGTGTTTCGTGATTTACACGCTGATAGTGGCTGGAGATGCTGGTCTGCTACGGAAGCGGTGAGATTAAGCAGACCcttgaaatgacagaaaaattaacTAACAGATAGTAGTGAATGGCACCCCAATGGTCTGATAAATCTAAAATACTTCAGTGTCaagactaaaatataaaaaattgtaaatcagCGGCGTCTGAGACGTCTAACGTTGGTCTGCATCAATTAAACGGAAAGTTTAACTGTCAAGGAAATGAGCGCGACGGATGAGAGCTGAGGAGAGCCAGAGTGCAACGCCAATAATCTGCACTTTGTCGGTCACTGCTGATTTCATCACTGACCCggaggaagaaaactgaaacaaatccCTTCTACACCCTAAACTCTATACCATAAATCATGAGATTAACGTCATAATACGCTAAAGGCCACCTAAAAATGGATTATAGTCCTTAATTggtatttaatttgcaaaaaatgtgacAGCTTCTGTATATCTTTTCCATTTCTCtgacattaaacattttgaagagaCTTTTGCTTGAATGACCTCTTACTGACGAAACATTTATTGTATCTagtccagtcttttttttttttattaatctttttatcTCCGTCAGTCCAACAAAGCCGAAACTCTCAGGGCCAAACTTGGCAGCAACATGAAAAAATGGCTTGAAATAAAAGTAGCAATGTCCTTCCTGATACCATTTTCCTCCCCCAAACAAGCAAACTGATCTCTATTGTTCCTTCATCCTTCTAAAGCCAGATGTACTCAGAGAGACGATCTGATCACACGGCGCTTCCCTGTGGCTCTAGTTTGGTGCTACAAATTATT
This genomic window contains:
- the prrg4 gene encoding transmembrane gamma-carboxyglutamic acid protein 4, with product MLFSLFVLLQLLSAGNPASARKLMSQNEVPEDQVFAGESDAKLFLGRHLLANRFDFEMFVPGNLERECREETCNYEEAREVFENIPQTDAFWKEYTKEKNPSRVDVIGLLVGLICAGVVVLILGVLIWYLCRSTFKSGISRRPSSARGRPRRSNASLIMRRLDDASRQPELSPTSGPTLDVEDPPGLPSYEQAISARGQHDAPPPPYPGSRPGSVRQ